Proteins co-encoded in one Flavobacteriaceae bacterium MAR_2009_75 genomic window:
- a CDS encoding putative DNA-binding protein (MmcQ/YjbR family) gives MNIELFRDYCLTKKGVTEELPFGPDTLVFKVMGKMFALTGLERLPPQVNLKCDPERAIALREEYDGAILSGYHMSKVHWNTIILNEVPPKLITELIDHSYELVVSKFTKKLKSDYDHLDK, from the coding sequence ATGAACATAGAGCTATTTCGTGATTATTGTTTGACCAAAAAGGGAGTGACCGAAGAATTGCCATTTGGTCCCGATACTTTGGTCTTTAAAGTGATGGGCAAAATGTTTGCCCTGACCGGTTTGGAAAGATTGCCACCTCAAGTAAATCTGAAATGTGATCCAGAACGGGCAATCGCACTTCGTGAAGAATATGACGGAGCAATTTTATCGGGCTACCACATGAGCAAAGTACACTGGAATACTATTATACTGAACGAAGTGCCCCCAAAATTGATTACTGAACTTATCGACCATTCATATGAACTTGTAGTATCTAAATTCACAAAGAAACTTAAATCGGATTATGATCATCTCGATAAGTGA
- a CDS encoding ribosomal protein S18 acetylase RimI-like enzyme, with protein sequence MLQFRKATIKDSKSIAELHARSWQQNYRGAFSDEYLDNLALEDRIKVWSERLNEPKANQQVVLAIHQSSLVGFICAYFDDSEKYGTLVDNLHVSSELKGMGVGSQLIAMIAKEIQANHTDSGMYLWVLEQNTAAHHFYKSLGGELIETIPGNDIGDRQIKKTRYHWPNVEPLLDKVKSKSLKS encoded by the coding sequence ATGTTACAGTTCAGAAAGGCCACAATAAAAGATAGTAAATCAATAGCCGAGTTGCACGCCAGAAGTTGGCAACAGAACTACCGTGGAGCCTTTAGTGATGAGTATTTAGATAATCTCGCCCTTGAAGACCGAATAAAAGTTTGGTCAGAACGCTTGAACGAACCAAAAGCCAATCAACAAGTGGTGTTGGCGATTCATCAAAGTTCTTTGGTCGGTTTTATCTGCGCTTACTTTGATGATAGCGAAAAGTATGGAACATTGGTCGATAATCTACACGTATCTTCTGAACTTAAGGGAATGGGGGTCGGTAGCCAGTTGATTGCTATGATTGCCAAAGAAATTCAAGCTAATCATACCGATTCGGGCATGTATCTTTGGGTGCTTGAACAGAATACAGCTGCTCACCATTTTTACAAATCTTTAGGAGGTGAACTAATAGAAACCATACCCGGAAATGACATTGGCGACCGTCAAATTAAGAAAACCCGATATCATTGGCCGAACGTAGAACCCCTTTTAGATAAGGTCAAATCAAAATCTTTAAAGTCATGA